One segment of Geminicoccaceae bacterium DNA contains the following:
- a CDS encoding dipeptidase — MVKAVIEKIDADFEDSVARLCELLRIPSIGTDPAYDPDTRRAGAWLAEQLAGLGFEARLCETPGQPIVLATYKSAGDSHRHLLYYGHYDVQPIDPVELWDHPPFEPTIVDGPDGRRVVARGAVDDKGQVMTWIEAFRAWIAIHGSLPFDITVMIEGEEEGASVNLEPFMREHSDVLRADVAVISDTGMPGPDRPAVTTMLRGIVYTEVTLTGPSHDLHSGMYGGAVVNPLNALVDLLAGLHDGNGRVMLDGFYDGIVEIGADQVSDWQKSGFDAEAFLATAGLKHSHGEAGYSVLERIWARPTLDVNGMWGGYIGAGQKTVIPSKASAKISCRLVPGQSPEKVLQSIMTYFETNKPEGTTVTVADLGLGSPILVSKDTEIVGAARRAASRVFPNEAVTIACGGSIPVVASISGILGMDTLLLGFGLDDDRVHSPNEKFDLICFERGIKTHALLLDELSSQ; from the coding sequence ATGGTGAAGGCAGTTATCGAGAAAATCGATGCCGATTTCGAAGACAGCGTGGCGCGTCTTTGTGAACTGTTGCGCATTCCGAGCATTGGCACCGATCCGGCCTACGATCCCGATACCCGCCGCGCCGGAGCCTGGCTGGCCGAGCAACTGGCCGGGCTCGGTTTCGAAGCCAGGCTTTGCGAGACGCCCGGACAGCCCATCGTCCTGGCCACATACAAGTCGGCCGGCGACAGTCATCGCCACCTGCTCTACTACGGTCATTATGATGTCCAGCCCATCGATCCCGTCGAACTGTGGGATCATCCGCCGTTCGAACCCACGATTGTCGACGGACCTGACGGTCGGCGTGTCGTGGCACGCGGTGCGGTTGACGACAAGGGACAGGTGATGACCTGGATCGAGGCGTTCCGGGCGTGGATCGCCATTCACGGCTCCCTGCCCTTCGACATCACCGTGATGATCGAGGGAGAGGAAGAAGGAGCCAGCGTCAATCTCGAACCGTTCATGCGCGAGCATTCGGATGTCCTTCGTGCGGATGTCGCGGTCATTTCCGACACCGGCATGCCCGGACCGGACCGTCCGGCCGTGACGACCATGCTTCGCGGCATCGTCTACACCGAAGTCACTCTGACCGGCCCTTCCCACGACCTGCATTCCGGAATGTACGGTGGTGCCGTAGTCAATCCCCTGAATGCGCTGGTCGATCTCCTTGCCGGACTGCACGACGGGAATGGCCGGGTGATGCTTGACGGCTTCTATGATGGCATCGTCGAAATCGGCGCCGATCAGGTGAGCGACTGGCAGAAAAGCGGCTTCGATGCCGAGGCTTTCCTGGCGACCGCCGGACTGAAGCATTCTCATGGCGAAGCCGGCTACAGTGTGCTGGAACGGATCTGGGCCCGCCCGACACTCGATGTAAACGGCATGTGGGGCGGATATATCGGCGCCGGCCAGAAAACCGTCATTCCATCGAAGGCCTCAGCCAAGATAAGCTGCCGGTTGGTGCCCGGTCAGTCCCCGGAGAAGGTGCTTCAGAGCATCATGACCTATTTCGAGACGAACAAGCCCGAGGGAACGACGGTCACCGTGGCGGATCTCGGGCTGGGTTCGCCGATACTGGTTTCGAAGGATACCGAGATTGTCGGCGCGGCGCGACGTGCGGCAAGCCGGGTTTTTCCCAACGAGGCGGTAACCATCGCTTGCGGCGGGTCGATCCCGGTCGTGGCGTCGATCTCCGGAATTCTCGGGATGGATACATTGCTGCTGGGCTTCGGACTCGACGACGACAGGGTTCACAGCCCGAATGAGAAATTCGACCTGATCTGTTTCGAAAGGGGCATCAAGACCCACGCCTTGCTGCTGGATGAACTTTCTTCACAGTGA
- a CDS encoding M48 family metalloprotease has protein sequence MTGLRVRAATLALVTILAPLAGCSTSRSDGSLSLATGDIKDDIREGQQEHPRILQQYGGAYDDPRLRAYVDMIGNRMKNVSEYKDIPFTFTLLDSDIVNAFALPGGYVYVSRGLLALADDEAEVAGVIGHEIGHVTSRHGAERQTATAIGGILNVLGTVGGAILGGDVGAQLGSQLGQVAVSGGLAQYSQSQEFQADKLGVRYLARAGYDPGAMADFLEALETSARLEAKLAGQSASASNIDHFFASHPYTPDRVVQARERVTERGTHGDERDRSRFLSEIDGMVYGESPQQGYVRGREFIHPALRFRFSMPEGYTLQNTASAVLGRGNKRVIIFTMGQRSSNEPLTRYAAEGWADMSRMNDVERLRLDSGLEAAVGYGPVKMQDGTAEGGFVVIGDGGSQVYRFALLTADFGSADRRALISTAQSFARMSSTEAAGFKPLRIRIVEVKSGDTIDSLARRMEVEKLPREQFIMINGFDRGRELRAGDKVKLIVRG, from the coding sequence ATGACGGGTCTGCGCGTTCGCGCCGCCACTCTGGCACTGGTTACAATTCTGGCACCACTGGCCGGATGCTCGACCTCCCGGTCGGACGGCAGTCTCAGCCTTGCGACCGGTGACATCAAGGATGACATCCGGGAGGGACAGCAGGAACATCCCAGGATTCTGCAGCAATACGGCGGTGCCTATGATGACCCGAGGCTGCGGGCGTATGTCGACATGATCGGCAACAGGATGAAGAATGTCTCCGAATACAAGGACATCCCCTTCACCTTTACCCTGCTCGACAGCGATATCGTCAATGCGTTCGCCCTGCCTGGCGGTTATGTCTATGTGAGCCGCGGTCTGCTGGCGCTGGCCGATGACGAAGCCGAGGTTGCCGGCGTGATCGGCCACGAGATCGGCCACGTCACCAGCCGGCATGGTGCGGAGCGCCAGACCGCAACGGCGATCGGCGGCATTCTCAATGTGCTGGGTACCGTCGGTGGAGCCATACTCGGTGGCGATGTCGGTGCGCAACTCGGTTCGCAACTGGGACAGGTCGCCGTCAGCGGCGGGCTGGCGCAATATTCGCAAAGCCAGGAGTTCCAGGCCGACAAGCTGGGGGTCCGCTATCTTGCCCGGGCGGGCTATGACCCCGGCGCCATGGCTGATTTCCTGGAAGCACTTGAAACAAGCGCACGGCTCGAAGCGAAGCTTGCCGGTCAATCGGCTTCGGCAAGCAACATCGATCATTTCTTCGCGTCGCATCCCTACACGCCGGATCGGGTGGTCCAGGCACGAGAACGGGTCACCGAGCGCGGAACGCACGGAGACGAGCGCGACCGGAGCCGCTTCCTGAGCGAAATCGACGGCATGGTCTATGGCGAGAGCCCGCAACAGGGATACGTCCGTGGGCGCGAGTTCATCCACCCCGCCCTGCGCTTCCGCTTTTCGATGCCGGAGGGGTATACGCTCCAGAATACCGCATCGGCGGTCTTGGGCCGCGGGAACAAGCGGGTGATCATCTTCACGATGGGCCAACGCTCATCGAACGAGCCCCTCACGCGATACGCTGCCGAAGGCTGGGCAGACATGAGCCGCATGAACGATGTCGAACGCCTGAGGCTCGACAGCGGCCTTGAGGCCGCTGTCGGCTATGGTCCGGTCAAGATGCAGGATGGCACGGCCGAAGGAGGCTTTGTCGTCATCGGGGACGGTGGAAGTCAGGTCTATCGCTTCGCCCTGCTCACTGCCGATTTCGGGAGTGCGGACCGTCGCGCACTGATCTCGACCGCCCAGAGCTTCGCGCGCATGAGCAGCACGGAGGCGGCAGGGTTCAAGCCGCTGCGCATCAGGATCGTCGAGGTGAAGAGTGGCGACACCATCGACAGTCTTGCCCGCCGCATGGAGGTTGAGAAATTGCCCCGCGAACAGTTCATCATGATCAACGGGTTTGATCGTGGACGCGAGTTGCGCGCAGGCGACAAGGTCAAGCTGATCGTTCGCGGATGA
- a CDS encoding thermonuclease family protein: MCSWGHPGPAAGSGQQIVRIVDVDDAAQLVADDGSRLRLAHIEFPKRETGSRHWTVARPEVLDWLRSRVVGQELTLDPARSSFDRGGRMLIDISIDEGQPLVAELLAEGFGILRPDLGTVTDPEKLLAAEKQARGRRSGIWAGGLAGPVDHDDAGRLIGHYGLVTGRVLQSTPTRYYVYCNFGKRWREDFTVRIPTEAARLLSRQGLDVTKLGGRKVMVRGWLFEEDGPMIEMTNRHEIEILE; the protein is encoded by the coding sequence ATGTGTTCGTGGGGTCATCCAGGGCCGGCGGCGGGATCGGGGCAGCAGATCGTGCGCATCGTCGATGTCGACGACGCGGCTCAGCTTGTGGCGGACGATGGATCGAGGTTGAGGCTCGCACACATCGAGTTTCCCAAACGGGAAACCGGAAGCAGGCATTGGACTGTCGCTCGACCCGAAGTGCTGGATTGGCTGCGGTCACGCGTCGTCGGCCAAGAACTGACGCTCGACCCGGCAAGGTCGTCCTTCGATCGTGGCGGCAGGATGCTGATCGATATTTCCATTGATGAAGGGCAGCCGCTGGTGGCGGAATTGCTCGCCGAGGGGTTTGGAATCCTTCGCCCCGACCTCGGTACCGTCACCGATCCCGAAAAACTGCTGGCCGCCGAGAAGCAGGCACGTGGGCGCAGGTCCGGGATATGGGCCGGGGGACTTGCCGGGCCTGTCGATCATGACGATGCCGGCAGGCTCATAGGCCATTACGGCCTGGTAACGGGACGGGTATTGCAATCGACGCCAACCCGTTATTACGTTTACTGCAATTTCGGAAAACGCTGGCGCGAGGATTTCACCGTGCGCATCCCGACAGAGGCCGCCAGACTGTTGTCCCGGCAGGGACTCGACGTCACGAAGCTTGGCGGGCGCAAGGTGATGGTGCGTGGCTGGCTGTTCGAGGAGGACGGACCCATGATCGAAATGACCAACCGCCACGAGATCGAGATTCTGGAATGA
- a CDS encoding recombinase family protein gives MTVPLRAALYLRVSTARQAEHDVSIPNQRRQGEAYCEQRGYQRVETFIEAGASATNDKRPEFQRMIEAGTMRPAAFDIVVVHSFSRFFRDHFELEFYVRKLAKNGVRLVSITQEMGNDPMHVMMRQIMALFDEYQSKENAKHVLRAMNENARQGFWNGARPPIGYRTVAAEQRGAKIKKKLEIDPLHADTVRMIYRLFLEGDGTSGPLGVKAIASYLNEHRFFTRDGGRWGLAQIHAILTRTTYIGEHRFNTRSHKNREKKPESEVVITAVPPLIERKVFEAVQARLKSRNPMVTPARVSSGPTLLTGICFCAKCGGAMTLRTGRGSTGRTYRYYTCSTKARQGQTGCKGRTIPMDKLDRLVADHIADRLLQPKRLETVLANVIDRRQERAERRRKHLAELHRRITDADRRLGRLYDAIESGMVDKDDEMAKERMASLKALRDQATADAERTQIALESSGNQGVTPDMLKRFASKAHERMNLDNGGYRRDHLRALAQRVEVADDEVRIMGSKSELLRTLAAASSEKSAAFGVHTSVLKWRARQDSNL, from the coding sequence ATGACCGTGCCGTTACGCGCCGCCCTTTACCTGCGTGTCTCGACGGCGCGGCAGGCCGAGCATGACGTGTCGATCCCTAACCAGCGCCGACAGGGCGAAGCCTATTGCGAACAACGCGGCTATCAGCGTGTCGAGACCTTCATCGAGGCTGGGGCGTCAGCCACCAACGACAAACGCCCCGAGTTCCAGCGCATGATTGAGGCTGGCACAATGAGGCCCGCCGCCTTCGATATTGTCGTGGTCCATTCGTTCAGCCGGTTCTTCCGCGATCACTTCGAGCTGGAATTCTACGTCCGCAAGCTCGCCAAGAATGGTGTCAGGCTGGTGTCGATCACACAGGAAATGGGCAATGATCCGATGCACGTCATGATGCGGCAGATCATGGCGCTGTTCGATGAATACCAGTCCAAGGAGAATGCCAAGCACGTCTTGCGGGCCATGAACGAAAATGCGCGCCAGGGTTTCTGGAACGGTGCGCGTCCGCCCATTGGCTACCGCACTGTCGCCGCTGAGCAGCGCGGCGCGAAGATCAAGAAGAAGCTGGAAATCGACCCGCTCCACGCTGACACCGTGCGGATGATCTATCGTCTGTTTCTCGAAGGCGACGGCACGTCCGGCCCTCTGGGCGTCAAGGCCATCGCCAGTTATCTCAATGAGCACCGCTTCTTCACCCGCGATGGCGGGCGTTGGGGGCTGGCGCAAATCCATGCCATCCTGACCCGCACCACCTATATCGGCGAGCACAGGTTCAACACGCGGTCGCACAAGAACCGGGAAAAGAAACCGGAGAGCGAAGTCGTCATCACGGCGGTGCCACCCCTGATCGAGCGCAAGGTTTTCGAGGCAGTGCAAGCGCGCCTGAAATCACGCAATCCCATGGTGACGCCCGCGCGTGTTTCCAGCGGCCCGACGCTGCTGACCGGCATCTGCTTCTGCGCCAAATGCGGAGGCGCGATGACCTTGCGTACTGGTCGGGGCAGCACAGGCCGCACATACCGCTACTATACCTGTTCGACCAAGGCGCGGCAGGGCCAGACCGGCTGCAAGGGCCGCACAATTCCGATGGACAAGCTGGACCGTCTTGTCGCCGACCATATCGCGGATCGCTTGCTCCAGCCGAAACGACTGGAAACCGTTCTTGCGAACGTCATCGACCGCCGACAGGAACGCGCCGAGCGTCGCCGTAAACACCTCGCAGAGCTTCACAGGCGAATCACGGATGCCGACCGGCGGCTTGGCCGCCTCTATGACGCCATTGAATCGGGCATGGTCGACAAGGATGATGAGATGGCGAAGGAGCGCATGGCCAGCCTCAAGGCATTGCGCGATCAAGCCACGGCAGATGCGGAGCGCACACAAATCGCCCTCGAAAGTTCAGGCAATCAGGGTGTCACCCCCGATATGCTCAAGAGATTCGCAAGCAAAGCCCATGAACGGATGAACCTCGACAATGGCGGCTATCGGCGGGACCATCTGCGCGCGCTGGCGCAGCGTGTCGAGGTTGCCGACGATGAAGTGCGGATCATGGGATCGAAGTCTGAACTGCTGCGAACGCTCGCCGCCGCTTCAAGCGAAAAATCGGCGGCATTCGGCGTTCATACTTCTGTACTGAAATGGCGCGCCCGACAGGATTCGAACCTGTGA